Genomic segment of Desulfuromonadaceae bacterium:
CGAAATCGCTCTTGCCATTGCCGTAAATCGTTTGATCCTCCCGATCCCGTTTCGATCCCGATTTCGACAACAGCCTCAGCCAAGCGTTACGTCGTCACCGGCAAAACTGATTGATTTTACCGGAAGCTCACCCAAACCACATCCCCCGCCAACAATTGTCTGTCACCCTTCTGGCTTGGAACATATCTTTTATCGCAACACAGAAACAAAGGGGTGGCCACATGTACCGCGACACGATCAAGGATGCCACCGGCATCTGCTTTGAAACCATTTGTCAAACTATTCTCAGTATTCTGCTGCTGGTTCTGCTGGCGGGCATCGCCCTTGGCGTCGGACTTACGGCGATTGACCTGATCGCGGCCATCAGCCGAATGTCCCACGAAGCGGGGCTGCACGAGGCGCTGAAAGAACTGGTCGTCAACGTGCTCATGGTGCTGGCGGTGCTGGAATTGTTCCGCACGGTCAAGGCCTACTTCAGCGAAGGGCGTGTCAAGGTCACCTACATCATCGACACCGTCCTGGTCGTGGTCATCACCGAGATTATGGGCTTCTGGTACCGCGAGGTTGAGGTCGAGCGGGTCGCCCTGGCCATCGCGCTGGTCGTCGCCCTGATGGGGGTGCGGATCATGGCGATTCGCTTCTCGCCCAAGCGGCGGGAGTTGATGGACGGACTCTGATTCGACCTTTGCCTTGCCCTGTGGGAGCGGCTTCCCAGCCGCGAATACCTGACAATGTCAAGCAAAGTTTTCGCGGCTGAAAGCCGCTCCTACAGCAGAAAGGGGATTCTGTGGACAGTTTATAGAATTGAAATGCGACGGTTGCGTATACTGTTCTCAGAATGTTCACGCGTCACAAAATAGAGTGATGACGCGGCGCTGCGTGGTGCTCAGGTTGGCCGATAGTTATGAATGATAGTTATTGAAGGCATAAATAACGCCTTTCTGTTATCTGAACAGGTCCAGATAACTGTCGAATACGTAATGCTTTCCGCGTTTGCCGCCAGTAATCTCTTTCAGGATACCGAATCGTTCCAGATCGGCAATCAACTTGTACGCCGACGCTGGAGATATTGCCGCGACCTCGCCAACCTTGGCGGCATCTACCAATGGCTTTTGATAAAGGTAGTAAAGGATTTTCTGGGCATTGGCGGCTCGGCTGCCAAGGGCCTGGATCTGTGCTTCAACCTGCTTCTGGAGTTTCAGAATATTGTCAAAGGTCTTGATACTGTTTTTGGCCGTCTCGATAACGCCCACCAGGAAGAATTTATACCAGCGCAGAAGGTCGTTTTTCTCCCTTACTCGCATCAGATTGTCATAGTACAGGGTTCGATTGCGTTCGAAAAAATCTGAAAGATAGAGGACCGGCTGTTTCAATATTCCTTTACTGACCAGATACAGGGTAATCATCAGTCTTCCAACCCTGCCGTTGCCATCCAGAAACGGATGAATTGTTTCAAATTGGTAATGCACCAGCGCAATTTTCAACAACTCCGGGTAATGTAGCTCCTGGTTATGGACAAACAGTTCAATGTCGCCGATCAGCTCGTCGACAGATGTGTAAACGGGCGGAACAAAAACCGCATCGTCAATGGTCGCGCCACCGATCCAATTCTGGATTTTTCTGAACTCCCCCGGCAGTTTGTGCTCGCCGCGCACCCCCTGCAGCAGGGTTTCATGTGTTTCCTTAATCAGACGAGCCGAAAATGGCAGAGCCTGCAACCGTTCGATTGCCTTGTTCATCGCGGCAACGTAATGCTGCACTTCTTCCCAATCATCGCGCTTATCCAGAGCAACATCCTCCTTTTCCAGGAGCGCCTCCTCCATGTTGGTCTGCGTGCCTTCAATCTTGCTGGACTGGGTTGCCTCCTTCAGCACGTGCATTTTGATGAACAGTTCAAGATTGGGGATATATTCCGAGTACATATCCAGCCGCCCCAGCTCGCGATCCGCCTGTCCAAGAAGCTGAATCAACGCCACGTCGTTCAGTAGCCAGGGCCGGTTGATAAGGCTGGGTTGAAAGCTTTGGTAATAACCCTGCTTGACATACTGACCAGCCTGAAAGTTCTTCATGTCGTCCGCACCCCCTATGGAAATAGAATATCCACGCTGATTATTTTAGATAATAGACAAAAACTAAAATAACGCAACCGACTAATTCAGTTTTCTGTGTTGTCCCTTCATATCAACCGTATCCTCCCGGTGAGCAGTTCTTTCATCAAACTGCCGGGCCTTGGCGAATTTTTCTTCCAGCGCGGCGATATCGGCACCCATATCGGATAGAAGTTATCGGAACCGCCACCGACACTCCGGCGCTGAAAACAACAAAGGACTTAGCTCATTATCGAGCTAAGTCCTTGATTTTAATGGCGCGCCACGAGAGATTCGAACTCCCGGCCTTCTGATCCGTAGTCAGACGCTCTATCCAGCTGAGCTAGTGGCGCAAAGATGGCGGATTATGGCCCAACTTGTATCTCATGTCAACCATCAAAGTTGACTGTGGTGTAAATGGCGGAGAGGGAGGGATTCGAACCCTCGGTACAGTTGCCCGTACAACACCTTAGCAGGGTGCCGCCTTCAGCCGCTCGGCCACCTCTCCGTAATACATCCCTGTTCTGCAACAACGGATTTTTGATATAGCATAATCGCTGCTGACAGACAAGTTTTAAACTGGCGGAGGAGGTAGGATTCGAACCCACGGAACTTTCGTTCAACGGTTTTCAAGACCGCCGCCTTAAGCCACTCGGCCACTCCTCCGGAGATTTATTATGCTGTCATTCCCCTCGATTGAGGCGTGAAGATACTCGATTTCAGCGACAAACTCAACTGCTTTCTCGTCCCGCCCTAGCCAATTTTTTCCACTCCGCCCAGGTAGGGGCGCAACACCTCGGGGATCAGTACCGAACCGTCGGCCTGCTGGCAGTTTTCCAGAACCGCCACCAGTGTCCGTCCCACCGCCAGCCCCGAGCCGTTGAGGGTGTGGACAAACTCCGGCTTGCCGCCCGCTTCACGGCGGAAGCGGATGTTGGCGCGACGGGCCTGGAAATCCCCGAAGGTGGAACAGGAGGAGATTTCACGGTAAACTTGCTGCCCCGGCAGCCAGACCTCAATATCAAAGGTGCGGGCAGCCGAGAAGCCGATATCGCCGCTGCACAGATCAACGACCCGGTACGGCAGGTTGAGCAGTTGCAGAACGGTTTCGGCATTTTTCAGCAGCTTTTGCAGCTCGGCGTCCGATTCTTCGGGGCGAACAAACTTGACCAGCTCGACCTTGTTGAACTGGTGCTGGCGAATCAGGCCACGGGTGTCACGGCCGTGGGAACCGGCTTCCTTGCGAAAACAGGGGGTGTAGGCGGTGTAACACAGCGGCAATTCGCTCTCGGTCAGGATTTCATCGCGGTGAATGTTGGTCACCGGCACCTCGGCGGTGGGGATGAGGAAGAAATCGATGTCGTCGGTGTGAAACAGGTCGTCTTCAAACTTCGGCAACTGTCCGGTTCCGGTCATCGATTCGCGATTGACCAGAAAGGGCGGCAGGGTTTCGATGTAGCCGTGGCGGTCGGTGTGCAGATCAAGCATGAAGTTGATCAACGCCCGTTCGAGTCGCGCACCGAGCCCCTTGTAGAGGGTGAAGCGGGCACCGGCAATCTTGACGCCGCGCTCGAAATCGAGGATGTCGAGCTGCTCCCCGAGATCCCAATGGTTGAGTGGTTTGAACTCGAATGTGGTTGGCGTCCCCCAGGTGGAGACTTCAACGTTGTCCTCTTCGGAGGTTCCGAGCGGACATGCGGCGTGCGGCAGATTCGGCAGGGTCAGCAAGAAATCACGCAAGTCGCCCTCGACACTCCGCAGCTCCTCGTCAAGTTCCTTGATGCGATTCGAGACCTCTTTCATGCGCACGATCTCGCCCTGCACCTGGCTCTTGTCCTTGGTCTTGCCGATCAGCGCCGAGACCGTATTGCGTTCAGCCTTGAGCGCTTCCGCTGCGTTGAGCAGGTCGCGGCGGCGCTGGTCCAGGCCGTTAAAAGTCGCCAGGTCGGGGGTGGTGCCGCGGGTCGCCAGCGACTGGCTCACTGTCTCCAGATTGTCACGTAGATATTTGCCGTCAAGCATGCTGTTTCCTCGCTAAAAACGTCTTAAGAACGCGTAGTTCTATCACTTCTTGTCCGCGCCGTCAACCCGCCCGTTGACCCACCACTCGGCGGGCTCGTTTGCGAACCACCAGCGGCTCGAATCGGTCGACCAGATCCGTTCCGCCAGCTCCTTGGCGGCCTCGGTTTGCAGCCGTTTGACCGAAAAAGGATACCATTCCGCCGCATTGCGGTTGCCGAGATCGTAATATTCCTTGAGCGCCAGAATCATTTCGAGTTGATCAGCATCGTGCGCCACCCGCGCTTCAAGCGTCTCATTCGCCGTAAACTCGGCCAGCAGCGCCCGGTACTCGTCCCCGAACGGGATGGTTTTAGCCAGATCATCAACCGCCAGCGCTTCATCGACGCTGACATATTTTTTGTTCACATAGTTCAGATCGCCGGTGCGCGCCTCGGGCAGGTCGTGAAAA
This window contains:
- a CDS encoding phosphate-starvation-inducible PsiE family protein — protein: MYRDTIKDATGICFETICQTILSILLLVLLAGIALGVGLTAIDLIAAISRMSHEAGLHEALKELVVNVLMVLAVLELFRTVKAYFSEGRVKVTYIIDTVLVVVITEIMGFWYREVEVERVALAIALVVALMGVRIMAIRFSPKRRELMDGL
- a CDS encoding Fic family protein, with the translated sequence MKNFQAGQYVKQGYYQSFQPSLINRPWLLNDVALIQLLGQADRELGRLDMYSEYIPNLELFIKMHVLKEATQSSKIEGTQTNMEEALLEKEDVALDKRDDWEEVQHYVAAMNKAIERLQALPFSARLIKETHETLLQGVRGEHKLPGEFRKIQNWIGGATIDDAVFVPPVYTSVDELIGDIELFVHNQELHYPELLKIALVHYQFETIHPFLDGNGRVGRLMITLYLVSKGILKQPVLYLSDFFERNRTLYYDNLMRVREKNDLLRWYKFFLVGVIETAKNSIKTFDNILKLQKQVEAQIQALGSRAANAQKILYYLYQKPLVDAAKVGEVAAISPASAYKLIADLERFGILKEITGGKRGKHYVFDSYLDLFR
- the serS gene encoding serine--tRNA ligase is translated as MLDGKYLRDNLETVSQSLATRGTTPDLATFNGLDQRRRDLLNAAEALKAERNTVSALIGKTKDKSQVQGEIVRMKEVSNRIKELDEELRSVEGDLRDFLLTLPNLPHAACPLGTSEEDNVEVSTWGTPTTFEFKPLNHWDLGEQLDILDFERGVKIAGARFTLYKGLGARLERALINFMLDLHTDRHGYIETLPPFLVNRESMTGTGQLPKFEDDLFHTDDIDFFLIPTAEVPVTNIHRDEILTESELPLCYTAYTPCFRKEAGSHGRDTRGLIRQHQFNKVELVKFVRPEESDAELQKLLKNAETVLQLLNLPYRVVDLCSGDIGFSAARTFDIEVWLPGQQVYREISSCSTFGDFQARRANIRFRREAGGKPEFVHTLNGSGLAVGRTLVAVLENCQQADGSVLIPEVLRPYLGGVEKIG
- a CDS encoding HD domain-containing protein, with the protein product MENLANFLFEVGMLKRTPRSGFQFLGSGDESVAEHSFRTAMTGYCLASQVAGVNQDRVLKLCLFHDLPEARTGDLNYVNKKYVSVDEALAVDDLAKTIPFGDEYRALLAEFTANETLEARVAHDADQLEMILALKEYYDLGNRNAAEWYPFSVKRLQTEAAKELAERIWSTDSSRWWFANEPAEWWVNGRVDGADKK